The sequence below is a genomic window from Pelecanus crispus isolate bPelCri1 chromosome 10, bPelCri1.pri, whole genome shotgun sequence.
GCCCATGGGAGCTGCTCAGCAGGTGGTGGAGGATGAAGCAAGGCTGCAGCTGCCCTCACCCGCAGTACGGGGACTCTGTCCCGGGCTGGCAGGTCCCAGCACGTGAGGACCTGCCGTCGGCAGGGAGGGGTGCTCTGCCTGCCcgcctctgctgctgcaggggtcCTGCTAAGCAGCCTGgtcctgccctggctggggctCGCTGCGAACCCCTGCAGAGGGGTCCTGTCAGGGCTCCCCGCAGCAGATGACAGTGTTGTCTGCAGGGTGGCCAGCTTGCTACAGCAGAAGGGGCAGGGGATGCCGGTGGCATGCAGCATCCCAACGCTGCCTGGCCCAGGAGGGGACCAGCCAGCACTGCTAGAAGCGGTGTCGCGTGCCATCTGCCTGGCATCTCCTCTGGGGCCGAGCCAGGACCCGCCGGCTGGGGTTGCCCGGCTCTCGCCGGAGCTCCAGCCGGGCAGGGAGCaagccccggggcaggggagcCTGGGGCACAGCCTCCTGCCTGGGGGTCCCCGCACCAGACCACCACGGGGGGGCTGAGCCGCAGGCAGGGCGCTGCAGGCACCGGGcgggaggcaggcaggctgcgGGCCAGATCCTGTTGGCTCGAGTCTGGGTGCAGCGAGCAGCCGGACCTGTCCGGCAGTGCTgccgcggcggggcaggggtgGAGGGTTGCATAAGGGGCCAGGAATAGAGCGGCAGGAGGTGATTAGAGTCTGCGGGGCCCAGCTGGGCGGCAGCAATAAATAGACGAGGCTTAGCCCCTGCCTACCTGGGGAAGGCTGCTGGGCATGCCTGCCTGCATGGGGCGGCCGCAGCCAGGCCCCACGGCTCTGATCCTGCTGCCTCGCCTGGGCCAGCCTCTTCCCTTTGCTGTGAGCGAAACCGGGGGATGATGGTGCCAGCCGGGAGTCCCGCCATGCATGACAGTCCTGGCTGTAAGGACGTGTGCCCCAGCCCAGTGGCCGCAGCAGCGTGGAGATGCAGTCCTGGCCGTGTCCTTCAGGCTGGCCGTGACCGCTGCTCCACCACCCTcccagggcaggtgccgcctCCGACCTTGCTCTGTCCTGCGGTGCTGCAAATCCCTCCTGCCAGGCACCATGACTGCTGAATCGGCAGCgctggctgcagccagctgcccTCGCTCCTCTGGGGAtgcgggtgcaggcaggatgCTGCCCATCAGGGATGCTCAGCGTCCAGCCCCGGGATAGCTGAGCTCCTGTGCACCATGGGGACTCCTGGGGTGGGTGCCACATGTTGTGTCCAGCCCCGGGCTGGGTGCTCACTGGGAAAGCAGgtgctctgctggctgcagtgcTCTTGGATGGGGTGGGACAGGAgtggtacaaaaaaaaaaaaaaaagtcatggaaTGCCTTGTGTCACTGCACACTTGCCCAGGAAAAGCCACCTGGGGGACGTGGCTCAGCCCACAGCCGGCGGTGGTGGctgtccccagcagctggggtGTGTGGCATCGCCTTGCCTGGCAGGTCACCGTGCAGGCGCGGGCATCCTTCCTGCCTGGCTGGGGCTCCGCATCCCCCATGTCCCGTCCCCACAGGAAGGGTGCCAGCTGGCCGccccagggagaggggaggcaggAAGGAGCTGTTGTCACTCATTGTCCCCTGCTCGGCTGGGAGTAACAACAGCTCCTTCCTGCCCCACGCTTCTGGCTCAGCCGTGGGGCTGACGGGATGGGGCTGTTCCCACGGGGCCACAGCCTGGTGTAGGGAGGGCAGGGTGGTGTGTGGGGGTGGCCCAGATCCCTGCCGCTGTGCCCTGGGCAGTGTCggctgctgggggtccctggggacatggttggGGGCTGTTTCATGGAGAGCCTGCTCAGTTCAACCcattgctggggctgctgtgggctggcagccccccaCCATGCTGATGCCCTCTGCCCCCCTGATGCCCTGGATGCTGTGTGCCTGCTGTCTCGCCCGGAGCTGGTCCCTGCCACCCTGGGGTGGGCAGAGAGGGTGAAGAAGTTCTGCCgcccctgccagggctgctgctcagcccctgTAATCCCCTTCCCGTGCCAACTCACCAGCTTATTTCCTGGCTAATTCCCCAAGCTATAAATACTGCTCTGCCTCAAAGGGCCCCAAggccccacagccaccctgtggggcaggggctggtCCCCCTAGCATGGGGGCAAGAGTCCTTGTCCCTCCTGGGGGTAAAGGATGTCACTTGGGGGGGCAGCTGCTATGGGGCCAGTGGGACCTTGGGCAGGGCTAGCTTTAGCTGAGTTctccctggctgtgctggggactgTCCTGTGCTGGGCGGGGTGGTCCCTCGGACACTGGTGTGCCTAGTGCGAGGGGTCCCCAGGAAcctgtggggatggggaggtgAGGGGCTATGGGCCCAAGGGGGAGCCCTGTCCTTTGGCTGagcatccctcccctccccaggccgCAATGAGCCCCTGAAGAAGGAGCGTCCCAAGTGGAAGAGCGACTACCCCATGACAGACGGGCAGCTGCGCAGCAAGCGTGACGAGTTTTGGGACACGGCACCCGCCTTCGAGGGCCGCAAGGAGATCTGGGATGCCCTGAAGGCAGCTGCCTATGCCGTGGAGGCCAATGACCACAGCCTGGCCCAGGCCATCCTCGATGGAGCCAGCATCACCCTGCCCCACGGTGAGGGATGGCACCAGGGGTGCGGGTGGGGTGGGTGCTGAGTGCCCCACGTCCAAGCACATTGGGGTCCCAAGTTGGAGAGGAGAGGGGTTCCCAGCTGCCATCCACgcagctcagcccagccaaGAGGGAACAGATGGGCTCTGCCTCGCTGCCTGGGGTGGCCCCATTCCCATTTGCAGGGGGTCCATGGGGATGCCCACCCACAGCATCTCACCCTGCCATCCCTAGGGTCCCTGACGGAGTGCTACGACGAGCTGGGCAACCGGTACCAGCTGCCTGTCTACTGCCTGGCACCTCCCGTCAACTTGATCCTGGAGCGGAGCGAGGAGGAGGCAGCGGATCCAGCTGAGCCCCTGCCCAACTCCCGGCGGGAGTTCCCCCTCAAGGTGCGGCTCTCCACCGGCAAGGACCTGCGGCTCAGCGCCAGCATGGGTGACACCATCGGGcagctgaagaagcagctgcaggcacaggAGGGCATCGACCTGGCCTGGCAGCGCTGGTTCTTCTCAGGCAAGCTGCTCACCGACCGCACACGGCTACAGGAGACCAAGATCCAGAAGGATTTTGTTGTGCAAGTGATCATCAACCAGCCCCTGCCGCCCAGGAACTGAGCCACCCCCACGCTGGTTGCGGGGAGACGGCAGTGGCACCTCTGGCGATGGCCCCGTCCTGGTCTCAGCCCTGCTGGCACcggggcagcccctgctccccccctgCGTCTGCCCCCGACCCGGGGGGATCCCCAGGAAGGTCTGCGTGGGGCTGTGCCACCGCGGTGTCCCCTCgtggctggggacatggggatgtgcCACGTTTGCTGCAGGAGGTTCGAGACCAAACGTCTCTGGGGCGGTGAGCGCGGCcggggccccgctgcccggctgtgctggcagggagAGGCTGTGACCCGCTGAGCTCTGGCTCCCCTTGGCCAGGAGGCcctggggggctgggctgggtggagATGTCTCCCCTCTGTACATAGTCTGTATTTATCAATAAAGCCTTTTCATCCTTCCTCTGGCTGCTGGGGGGGTTGTCACCTATAGCCGCAGGGGGTCCCCGTGCCTGTCCTACATCCACTCCCACGTCAGGACGGGCACCCCAGCTTTGCTCCCTTGTGCCACCTTGACCCtgtcctgccagccccagctcttTGCCTGTCTGGatccttccccagcactgctgccatcATCCCATTGCCACcctgcctgcttgctggtgTGGGGCCACCGCCTCCCTTTCCCGGCACTCCCCTCCGGAGGTTTCAGCCTGTGTCTGCCTGGGGCGAGGCAGGACAGTCCACAGAGGGGGACGGTCCTGGGACCACCTTCGTGGCCACCATCGCCTGTCCTGGTGAAAATGGTGCCTTTTTGGAGCTGGAGGCTGTAGGACCTGTGGGACAGGGCACCCAAGGGTGGCCCTGGGAGCTGCCCAGGAGGGTGACAGTGACGTGTCCCTGTCTGTCCTTCCCCCATGTCCTGTGCCGGGGGCCGGTGCCCAGCGTATTAACTGTCCCGGCACAGGGCAGTACTGGCCTCATCTTACAAAGGGGGAGAGCAAAGCCTAGGGGGGCTGAACAATGTCCCTGCTGCCGGGAatagctgccagctctgcctgccggCCCCATGTGAGGCTGGAGGAtcctgctgccaggctgcccgTGCATGGCGGGGGAGGCCAGGCAGCCACCAGGaccctggcagggctgctcgGGACGCTCCACACCTGAGGTCATCCTCCAAAGCGGTGCGGAGGGGCCGCAGCTCCTGGCATCATGTGCTGCCTGCCACTGGCTGAGAGGTTTGGGGGGCCCCATCACCTGCCTTTGGGGTGGGTGGCAACACCCCCTCCAGGTGCCAGGGAGCCTCAGGCGATGCTGGTGGGTGCTGCAGCATCTCAttgcatggggatggggtgatGGGAACCATGGGGAGCATCCTGGCTGCCCAGGGTGGGTGGCACAAGCACAGGACCCACGGGTGACCCCAGACCATGTCCCCACTCCGCCAAGCCTCTCCGGACTGGCTGCTGTGGGCTGTGTGCACCCCAGCTCCCCGCACCCGGCACGGGGGTCCCAGGCAGCCCATGGCGTGGGCAGTGGGTCTCTTTAAGAGGGTGCGGGGCCAGGGAGGTGAGCCAGGGCCACCAGAAAGCAGGAGGGTGAGCTCATGGCAAAGCTGCCCCAGTCATGTGGAGCAGTCACAGCTGTCAGTGCCCTTGGGCCATGGAACGGAGGGGCCAGCAGCATAAAGCCCCACGGCCAGCAGAGCCGACGGCAGCACCAGGAACCTGGGCTGGGCACTCCCTGCCCGtggtggagaagaggagaggcTGTATCCTGCACGGGACTGTGCACTGCAGGCAGACATGGAGCTGGATGTGCAAAGGGCCAAGGAGCTCATCGAGCAGAAGctggcggaggaggaggaggaggagaaggtgggtCAGTAGGGCAGGGGGATGTGGCAGGGACCTGCTGTGTGCCGTGCCCATCCTTAGGGCCCCAGGAGTAAGGCAGCTGGCACCAACCCTGCCATCCTGGGGGATGCAGCAAGGTGGCCAAGGGCTCTCAGGGGCATCAGGTTCCCAAGCCGGGAGCTCTTGCCgagcagcaggcaggtgccCAGCTTGCTAAGCAGGGCAAGCAGGCAAGCTCAAGCCCAAGGACTGCCAGGCATCCGAGAGACCTCAGTGATGAGCTGTGACCTGCGCCCAGAGCCACCTCCACCAGCGGGCTGGGGACAGAGGTGGTGGGGCTGCTCTGTGGTCGGACGGGACCATGCAGCACCCCCATGCCCGTGCAGCGACTCAAAGCGGATGGTGTGCGGGAGCCACCGGCTGTGGAGCGGATGAACACGcctgagctggaggaggagaagcgcCGTGGCCCCAGGAACCGGGGCATCGAGGCCGTCAAGGTGAGGGGGTCGAAGTGCGGGGGGCCAGGGGGTGGCTGGGCGCAGAGGAGGCAAACAGGGCACTGTGTGTGTCCCCCAGGGCCAGGAACGGGTGCGAAAGAGCTCGGTGGACCTGCGGCGGGAAATCATCGACGTGGGGAGCATCCAGCGCCTCATTGAGCTCCGCAAGCAgcgccggcagcgccgggaGGAGCGGGCAGCcacccccgagcc
It includes:
- the UBTD1 gene encoding ubiquitin domain-containing protein 1, coding for MGGCVGRQRRERPADGNPRKRAGRNEPLKKERPKWKSDYPMTDGQLRSKRDEFWDTAPAFEGRKEIWDALKAAAYAVEANDHSLAQAILDGASITLPHGSLTECYDELGNRYQLPVYCLAPPVNLILERSEEEAADPAEPLPNSRREFPLKVRLSTGKDLRLSASMGDTIGQLKKQLQAQEGIDLAWQRWFFSGKLLTDRTRLQETKIQKDFVVQVIINQPLPPRN